Proteins encoded together in one Marinithermus hydrothermalis DSM 14884 window:
- a CDS encoding ParA family protein, translating into MKRIAVANQKGGVGKTTTAVNLVAYLARLGKRVLLVDLDPQANATSGLGVRHVDGGVHAVLDGRVPPEEAVVVLEPFGLDLLPASPDLVGASAGLVEDPYRLRERLEPLWSVYDLVLFDAPPSLGPLTLNALVAAEGVLVPLQAEYYALEGIAGLMDTIAEVRARLNPTLRLLGILLTMFDGRTLLAQQVEANVRDHFGDLVFWTVIPRNVRLSEAPSYGKPVAYYAPTSTGAQAYRRLAEEVIRRVEEA; encoded by the coding sequence ATGAAACGGATCGCGGTAGCGAACCAAAAAGGTGGGGTGGGGAAGACCACGACCGCGGTGAACCTGGTGGCGTACCTCGCCCGTTTGGGGAAACGCGTGCTGTTGGTGGACCTGGACCCCCAGGCCAACGCGACCTCCGGCCTGGGGGTGCGGCACGTGGACGGGGGAGTCCACGCCGTCCTCGACGGGAGGGTGCCCCCGGAGGAAGCCGTGGTCGTGCTGGAGCCCTTCGGGCTGGACCTCCTCCCCGCCTCCCCGGATCTGGTGGGGGCGTCGGCCGGCCTCGTGGAGGACCCGTACCGCCTGCGCGAGCGGCTGGAGCCGTTGTGGTCCGTGTATGACCTGGTCCTCTTCGACGCCCCGCCCAGCCTCGGTCCGCTCACCCTGAACGCCCTCGTTGCGGCGGAGGGGGTACTCGTGCCTCTGCAGGCCGAGTACTATGCCCTCGAGGGCATCGCCGGCCTGATGGACACGATCGCCGAGGTACGGGCCCGGCTCAACCCGACCTTGCGGCTCCTCGGCATCCTGCTCACCATGTTCGACGGGCGCACCCTCCTCGCGCAGCAGGTGGAGGCCAACGTTCGGGACCACTTCGGTGATCTCGTCTTCTGGACGGTCATCCCGCGCAACGTGCGGCTCTCGGAGGCCCCGAGTTACGGCAAGCCGGTCGCGTACTACGCCCCGACCTCGACCGGAGCGCAGGCGTACCGCCGCCTCGCCGAGGAGGTGATCCGCCGTGTCGAAGAAGCCTAG